One region of Gossypium raimondii isolate GPD5lz chromosome 6, ASM2569854v1, whole genome shotgun sequence genomic DNA includes:
- the LOC105772919 gene encoding probable ubiquitin-conjugating enzyme E2 24: MDFLTDSDWESFSESGSSEHEEVDFLYGGQACTILSSLEESIGKIDEFLSFERGFLHGDIVRSITDPCGQMGRVTKINMVVNLENVHGKIVKNINSKQLSKLHSISVGDIVVNANWIGRVVKLVDCVSIIFDDGSKCEVTAVDHEKLVPVSPNLIDDPQYRYYPGQRVRVVPSNVSRSTRWLCGTWRGNQDEGTISGVDAGFVYVDWISCAHVDHESSASPPCLQKAKDLTLLSCFSHANWQLGDWCMLFSADFRGTTEEVLHASTQHITRDSWKQDKGFKSGNPDSRLEEIFTIIKTRTMVNVVWQDGTCGLGLDSQTLLPVGITNTHEFWPHQFVLEKGTIGNSQRWGVVCGMDANERTVKVQWRTIAVNQINGFDGKQVEETASAYELVEHPDYSYCFGDIVFKKVVQNQYGDQADKCIKIPENGFGTEAVSKGRNLNLDHYKDPSTYCLSCIGIVTGFNEGDVEVKWASGITTKVAPYEIYRIDKYEDSATTPVLFEENTEAYNQEMFVDEKQSDSHKGKELLNFNSAIESGEKFSLVPTSFFCPQAAIGYFTSIASSILGSLGPNSLISQDPSGCISRNAKEYDILLEKEVAETCHHCAEQDMSELQIFEMTNIRQEVEEIEENKVSMMPKPVETSDQFRQFDMVSDCSDHHFLGESKVLAVSQVKRSWLKKVQQEWSILEKNLPETIYVRVCEERINLLRAALVGGPGTPYHDGLFFFDISLPSDYPYEPPLVHYRSGGLRLNPNLYESGKVCLSLLNTWAGSETEVWNSGKSTVLQVLLSLQALVLNEKPYFNEAGYDKQLGRAEGETNSVSYNENAFLVTCQSMLYILRHPPKHFEALVKEHFSRRAKTILSACNAYMEGAPVGFALECGKNGHNVNLKESSTGFKIMLAKLFPKLVDAFSDQGTNYSEFRGVEK; this comes from the exons ATGGATTTTCTCACTGATTCGGACTGGGAAAGTTTTAGTGAAAGTGGCAGTAGTGAACACGAAGAAGTTGACTTTCTGTATGGCGGTCAGGCTTGTACCATTCTGTCGAGTCTGGAGGAAAGTATTGGTAAAATAGATGAGTTCCTCTCATTTGAGAGGGGATTTCTTCATGGGGACATTGTCCGCTCTATAACAGATCCATGTGGGCAGATGGGCAGAGTAACCAAAATAAACATGGTTGTGAATCTTGAGAATGTTCAtgggaaaattgtaaaaaatataaattcaaaacaaCTTTCGAAGCTCCATTCCATTTCAGTTGGAGATATTGTGGTTAATGCAAATTGGATAGGACGGGTGGTTAAGCTGGTTGATTGTGTCTCTATCATCTTTGATGATGGATCTAAGTGTGAGGTCACTGCTGTGGATCATGAGAAGCTTGTGCCTGTTTCTCCCAACTTAATTGATGACCCACAATATCGATATTATCCAGGACAAAGAGTAAGGGTTGTGCCTTCAAATGTTTCTAGGTCAACTAGATGGTTATGTGGTACCTGGAGGGGAAATCAGGATGAAGGAACCATTTCAGGTGTGGATGCGGGTTTTGTCTATGTTGATTGGATTTCCTGTGCTCACGTTGATCATGAATCGAGTGCCTCTCCTCCTTGTTTGCAAAAGGCAAAAGACTTGACTTTGTTGTCATGTTTTTCCCATGCAAATTGGCAGCTTGGTGACTGGTGTATGCTTTTCTCGGCTGACTTCAGGGGGACTACTGAAGAGGTTCTCCACGCATCAACTCAGCATATAACTAGGGATTCGTGGAAACAAGATAAAGGATTTAAAAGTGGAAACCCAGATTCAAGATTGGAAGAGATCTTTACCATCATTAAGACAAGGACCATGGTTAATGTTGTGTGGCAAGATGGTACTTGTGGTTTAGGATTAGATTCACAGACTTTACTTCCTGTCGGCATCACGAATACGCACGAATTTTGGCCTCATCAATTTGTCCTGGAAAAGGGAACCATAGGCAATAGTCAAAGATGGGGTGTGGTGTGTGGTATGGATGCAAACGAACGCACAGTTAAGGTACAGTGGAGAACTATAGCTGTGAATCAAATAAATGGTTTTGATGGGAAGCAGGTGGAGGAAACTGCTAGTGCTTATGAACTTGTTGAGCACCCAGACTACTCTTACTGTTTTGGGGATATCGTGTTCAAGAAGGTGGTTCAGAACCAGTATGGTGATCAAGCTGATAAATGTATCAAAATCCCTGAAAATGGTTTTGGCACAGAAGCTGTTTCGAAAGGCAGAAACTTGAATCTGGATCATTACAAGGATCCCAGTACATATTGTCTATCCTGTATCGGCATTGTAACTGGGTTTAATGAAGGTGATGTGGAGGTGAAGTGGGCTTCTGGTATTACAACAAAG GTTGCACCATATGAAATTTACCgtattgataaatatgaagattCAGCAACAACTCCTGTTCTCTTTGAAGAAAATACTGAGGCTTATAATCAAGAGATGTTTGTGGATGAGAAGCAGTCTGATAGCCACAAAGGAAAG GAGTTGTTGAATTTCAACAGTGCTATTGAAAGTGGTGAGAAATTCTCATTGGTACCTACTTCTTTCTTCTGTCCTCAAGCTGCTATTGGATATTTTACAAGCATTGCTTCTAGCATTCTTGGATCTCTTGGTCCCAATTCACTGATAAGCCAAGACCCATCTGGTTGTATTTCTCGGAATGCAAAAGAATATGACATTCTCCTTGAGAAAGAGGTGGCTGAAACTTGCCATCACTGTGCTGAACAAGATATGAGTGAGTTGCAGATATTTGAAATGACAAACATAAGACAGGAAGTTGAagagattgaagaaaacaaagtTAGTATGATGCCTAAACCAGTTGAAACTTCAGATCAATTCAGGCAGTTTGATATGGTTAGTGATTGTTCAGATCATCACTTTCTCGGTGAAAGTAAGGTGTTGGCTGTGTCTCAG GTGAAAAGAAGTTGGTTGAAGAAGGTTCAGCAAGAATGGAGTATTCTAGAGAAAAACCTTCCTG AAACCATCTATGTCCGTGTATGCGAGGAAAGGATCAATTTACTACGAGCAGCCCTTGTTGGTGGTCCTGGCACACCCTACCATGACGGGTTGTTCTTTTTTGACATTTCTCTTCCTTCTGACTACCCATATGAACCACCA TTGGTGCACTACCGTTCAGGAGGCCTCCGCCTAAATCCCAACTTATATGAATCAGGGAAGGTTTGTTTAAGCCTTCTAAATACGTGGGCAGGTTCAGAAACTGAAGTATGGAATTCGGGAAAATCCACAGTTCTTCAAGTTCTTCTGTCACTCCAGGCTCTTGTGCTTAATGAGAAGCCATACTTCAATGAGGCCGGATATGATAAACAGTTAGGAAGAGCCGAGGGGGAAACAAACTCGGTGAGCTACAACGAAAATGCTTTCCTCGTAACCTGCCAGTCTATGCTTTATATACTCCGGCATCCACCCAAG CATTTTGAGGCACTTGTCAAGGAGCACTTTAGTAGACGTGCCAAAACTATTCTCTCCGCTTGCAATGCATACATGGAAGGAGCGCCTGTAGGATTTGCTCTTGAATGTGGCAAAAATGGGCACAATGTAAATCTTAAAGAAAGTTCTACTGGGTTCAAAATCATGCTAGCCAAGCTTTTCCCAAAGCTTGTGGATGCATTTTCTGATCAGGGAACCAATTACAGTGAATTCCGTGGGGTGGAGAAGTGA